The following are from one region of the Halorussus rarus genome:
- a CDS encoding fumarylacetoacetate hydrolase family protein, whose product MQHVRFRDPAGSVRLGEWDEGEAVFANRRYGLDEVTVLPPVEPSKIVCIGLNYSDHAEETDSEIPDRPLLFLKAPNALAAHGDTIALPEDKERIDHEAELGVVIGEQCRNVSADRADDVIAGYTCVNDLSNRDDQREEQNWIRGKSFDNAAPIGPVVASPDRVPDDAAIELRKNGAVQQESTVDNLIFSVPELIEEITELMTLERGDVIATGTTSGVGPISDGDTVEVEIEGVGTLRNEFVAREFTGDVDHDFMPDQ is encoded by the coding sequence ATGCAACACGTTCGATTCCGAGACCCGGCCGGTTCGGTCCGTCTCGGGGAATGGGACGAGGGGGAAGCGGTGTTCGCGAACCGACGGTACGGCCTCGACGAGGTGACGGTGCTCCCGCCGGTCGAGCCGAGCAAGATCGTCTGTATCGGACTGAACTACAGCGACCACGCCGAGGAGACCGACTCGGAGATTCCGGACCGACCGTTGCTGTTCCTCAAGGCGCCGAACGCGCTCGCGGCCCACGGCGATACCATCGCGCTCCCGGAGGACAAGGAGCGCATCGACCACGAGGCCGAACTGGGCGTCGTCATCGGCGAGCAGTGCCGGAACGTCTCGGCCGACCGAGCCGACGACGTCATCGCGGGGTACACCTGCGTCAACGACCTCTCGAACCGAGACGACCAGCGCGAGGAGCAGAACTGGATCCGCGGGAAGTCGTTCGACAACGCCGCGCCGATCGGCCCGGTCGTCGCGTCCCCCGACCGGGTACCCGACGACGCCGCCATCGAACTGCGGAAGAACGGGGCGGTCCAGCAGGAATCGACCGTCGACAACCTGATCTTCTCCGTCCCGGAGCTTATCGAGGAGATCACCGAGCTGATGACGCTCGAACGCGGCGACGTCATCGCGACGGGCACCACGTCCGGCGTCGGGCCGATAAGCGACGGCGACACCGTCGAGGTCGAGATCGAAGGGGTGGGCACGCTCCGCAACGAGTTCGTCGCCAGGGAGTTCACCGGCGACGTCGACCACGACTTCATGCCCGACCAGTAG